In Drosophila simulans strain w501 chromosome X, Prin_Dsim_3.1, whole genome shotgun sequence, one DNA window encodes the following:
- the LOC6725975 gene encoding potassium voltage-gated channel protein eag isoform X1, producing MPGGRRGLVAPQNTFLENIIRRSNSQPDSSFLLANAQIVDFPIVYCNESFCKISGYNRAEVMQKSCRYVCGFMYGELTDKETVGRLEYTLENQQQDQFEILLYKKNNLQCGCALSQFGKAQTQETPLWLLLQVAPIRNERDLVVLFLLTFRDITALKQPIDSEDTKGVLGLSKFAKLARSVTRSRQFSAHLPTLKDPTKQSNLAHMMSLSADIMPQYRQEAPKTPPHILLHYCAFKAIWDWVILCLTFYTAIMVPYNVAFKNKTSEDVSLLVVDSIVDVIFFIDIVLNFHTTFVGPGGEVVSDPKVIRMNYLKSWFIIDLLSCLPYDVFNAFDRDEDGIGSLFSALKVVRLLRLGRVVRKLDRYLEYGAAMLILLLCFYMLVAHWLACIWYSIGRSDADNGIQYSWLWKLANVTQSPYSYIWSNDTGPELVNGPSRKSMYVTALYFTMTCMTSVGFGNVAAETDNEKVFTICMMIIAALLYATIFGHVTTIIQQMTSATAKYHDMLNNVREFMKLHEVPKALSERVMDYVVSTWAMTKGLDTEKVLNYCPKDMKADICVHLNRKVFNEHPAFRLASDGCLRALAMHFMMSHSAPGDLLYHTGESIDSLCFIVTGSLEVIQDDEVVAILGKGDVFGDQFWKDSAVGQSAANVRALTYCDLHAIKRDKLLEVLDFYSAFANSFARNLVLTYNLRHRLIFRKVADVKREKELAERRKNEPQLPQNQDHLVRKIFSKFRRTPQVQAGSKELVGGSGQSDVEKGDGEVERTKKLPAKLTLTEDARILSTAAAPSPSPSPSPSSGPPSARSTRASKWGRLLGSSSVDSASDTSAKVAVSRSLSARESLRESTAQARQSSTSSSNGGQGNKHLQLSKVFPKAPKLQASQATLARQDTIDEGGEVDSSPPSRDSRVVIEGAAVSSATVGPSPPVATTSSAAAGAGVSGGPGSGGTVVAIVTKADRNLALERERQIEMASSRATTSDTYDTGLRETPPTLAQRDLIATVLDMKVDVRLELQRMQQRIGRIEDLLGELVKRLAPGAGSGGTAPDNSSGQTTPGDEICAGCGAGGGGTPTTQAPPTSAVTSPVDTVITISSPGASGSGSGAGSAVAGAGGAGLLNPGATVVSSAGGNGLGPLMLKKRRSKSRKAPAPPKQTLASTAGTATAAPAGVAGSGMTTSAPASADQQQQHQSAADQSPTTPGAELLHLRLLEEDFTAAQLPSTSSGGAVGGGGSGSGATPTTPPPTTAGGSGSGTPTSTTATTTPTGSGTATRGKLDFL from the exons AAACCCCACTATGGCTGCTGCTACAGGTCGCACCCATACGCAACGAACGCGACCTGGTGGTGCTCTTCCTGCTGACCTTCCGGGACATCACGGCCCTCAAGCAGCCCATCGACAGCGAGGACACCAAGGGAG TTTTAGGTCTCTCGAAGTTCGCCAAATTGGCAAGATCGGTGACCCGGAGTCGCCAGTTCAGCGCCCATCTGCCCACGCTGAAGGATCCCACGAAGCAGTCCAATCTGGCGCAT ATGATGTCCTTAAGCGCGGATATTATGCCACAGTACCGACAGGAAGCACCCAAAACGCCGCCACACATACTCCTGCATTATTGTgcatttaaagcaatttggGACTGGGTGATATTgtgtttaacattttataCAGCCATCATG GTGCCATACAATGTagcgtttaaaaataaaacctcaGAGGATGTTTCCCTGCTCGTGGTCGATTCGATAGTCGATGTTATATTCTTTATAGATATTG TTTTAAACTTCCATACAACGTTCGTGGGTCCCGGAGGCGAGGTTGTTAGTGACCCAAAGGTGATCCGAATGAACTACCTAAAGTCGTGGTTCATCATCGACCTACTGAGCTGCCTGCCATACGACGTGTTCAACGCGTTCGATCGGGATGAGGACGGTATCGGTTCCCTGTTCAGTGCCCTCAAGGTGGTCCGACTTCTGCGTCTGGGGAGGGTGGTGCGAAAACTGGACCGCTACCTGGAGTACGGGGCCGCCATGTTGATCCTGCTGCTCTGCTTCTACATGCTGGTGGCCCATTGGCTAGCCTGCATATGGTACTCGATTGGTCGCAGCGATGCGGATAATGGG ATCCAGTACAGCTGGCTGTGGAAGCTGGCGAATGTCACCCAGTCGCCGTACTCGTATATATGGAGTAATGACACCGGGCCAGAATTGGTTAATGGGCCGTCACGGAAAAGCATGTACGTGACGGCCCTATATTTCACCATGACCTGCATGACCTCG GTGGGCTTTGGCAATGTCGCCGCGGAGACAGACAACGAGAAGGTGTTCACCATCTGCATGATGATCATTGCAG CTCTGCTGTATGCCACGATCTTTGGTCACGTTACCACCATCATCCAGCAGATGACGTCGGCTACGGCCAAGTATCACGACATGCTGAACAATGTGCGCGAGTTCATGAAGCTGCACGAGGTGCCGAAGGCTCTCAGCGAACGAGTGATGGACTATGTCGTCTCCACCTGGGCCATGACCAAGGGTCTGGATACCGAGAAG GTACTAAACTATTGTCCGAAAGATATGAAGGCTGACATATGTGTTCATCTAAATCGCAAAGTATTTAACGAGCATCCGGCATTTCGTCTGGCCTCGGATGGTTGTCTCCGGGCACTGGCGATGCACTTTATGATGTCGCACTCGGCGCCGGGGGATCTGCTCTATCACACCGGCGAGAGCATCGATAGCCTATGCTTCATCGTTACCGGCAGCCTAGAGGTGATACAGGACGACGAGGTTGTGGCAATATTGG GCAAGGGCGACGTCTTCGGCGATCAATTCTGGAAGGACTCGGCCGTTGGCCAGAGTGCGGCCAATGTGCGTGCTCTGACCTATTGTGATTTGCATGCCATCAAACGTGATAAATTGCTCGAAGTCCTCGATTTTTATTCGGCATTTGCGAATAGCTTTGCACGCAATCTGGTGCTCACCTACAATCTCAGACATCGACTGATTTTTCGCAAGGTGGCCGATGTGAAGCGCGAAAAAGAATTGGCCGAACGGCGTAAGAACGAGCCGCAATTGCCCCAGAATCAGGACCATCTCGTCCGGAAGATCTTCTCCAAATTCCGTCGCACTCCGCAGGTCCAAGCGGGCAGTAAGGAGCTCGTCGGCGGTTCCGGCCAAAGTGATGTCGAGAAGGGTGACGGCGAGGTGGAGCGAACTAAG AAGCTACCAGCCAAACTGACACTGACCGAGGACGCTCGCATCCTCAGCACCGCCGCGGCGCcctcgccatcgccatccccATCGCCCTCATCGGGTCCACCATCTGCGCGCAGTACACGGGCCAGCAAGTGGGGACGCCTCCTGGGCAGTTCAAGCGTCGATTCAGCTAGCGACACCAGCGCCAAGGTAGCCGTCTCGAGAAGTTTGAGCGCCCGCGAAAGCCTCCGAGAGAGCACCGCCCAAGCGCGGCAGAGTAGTACTTCGAGTAGCAATGGTGGACAAGGCAACAAA CATTTACAATTAAGCAAA GTTTTTCCCAAGGCGCCCAAGCTGCAAGCTAGCCAGGCCACCCTTGCCCGCCAGGACACCATCGACGAGGGTGGCGAGGTGGACTCCTCGCCGCCAAGTCGCGACAGTCGCGTGGTCATCGAGGGTGCAGCCGTCTCCTCGGCCACCGTGGGACCATCGCCGCCAGTGGCTACCACAtcctcggcggcggcgggagCTGGAGTATCTGGAGGACCAGGAAGTGGAGGCACTGTGGTGGCCATTGTCACCAAAGCGGATCGCAATCTGGCCTTGGAGCGGGAGCGCCAAATCGAAATGGCCAGCTCGAGAGCCACCACATCGGATACGTACGATACCGGGTTGCGCGAGACGCCGCCCACGCTGGCGCAGCGCGATCTCATCGCCACCGTGCTGGACATGAAGGTGGATGTGCGGCTGGAGCTGCAGCGCATGCAGCAGCGGATTGGCCGCATCGAGGATCTGCTCGGCGAGCTGGTCAAGCGGCTGGCACCCGGTGCCGGTAGCGGTGGCACCGCTCCGGATAACAGCAGTGGCCAGACCACGCCCGGCGACGAGATTTGCGCGGGCTGCGGCgcgggcggcggcggcacaCCCACAACACAGGCTCCCCCAACATCTGCGGTAACCAGCCCAGTGGACACTGTGATAACCATTTCATCGCCAGGAGCATCAGGATCGGGTTCGGGAGCGGGATCAGCAGTAGCTGGCGCTGGTGGCGCTGGTCTGCTAAATCCGGGCGCCACAGTTGTGTCGAGCGCGGGAGGCAACGGCCTGGGGCCACTGATGCTCAAGAAGCGACGCTCGAAGAGCAGGAAAGCACCGGCGCCTCCTAAGCAGACACTCGCCTCGACGGCCGGCACCGCGACCGCAGCTCCAGCGGGCGTTGCCGGGTCTGGTATGACGACATCGGCGCCAGCGTCAGcagatcagcagcagcaacatcaatcGGCGGCGGATCAATCGCCCACAACGCCTGGGGCAGAACTGCTGCATCTTCGCCTGCTCGAGGAGGACTTTACGGCGGCCCAACTACCATCGACATCGTCTGGCGGCGCCGTAGGTGGTGGAGGATCCGGGTctggtgccacgcccacaacacCGCCACCCACCACAGCGGGGGGCAGTGGAAGCGGCACGCCCACCAGCACCACAGccacgaccacgcccacagGCAGCGGTACAGCAACGCGCGGCAAGCTGGACTTCCTGTAG
- the LOC6725975 gene encoding potassium voltage-gated channel protein eag isoform X4 gives MPGGRRGLVAPQNTFLENIIRRSNSQPDSSFLLANAQIVDFPIVYCNESFCKISGYNRAEVMQKSCRCGFMYGELTDKETVGRLEYTLENQQQDQFEILLYKKNNLQCGCALSQFGKAQTQETPLWLLLQVAPIRNERDLVVLFLLTFRDITALKQPIDSEDTKGVLGLSKFAKLARSVTRSRQFSAHLPTLKDPTKQSNLAHMMSLSADIMPQYRQEAPKTPPHILLHYCAFKAIWDWVILCLTFYTAIMVPYNVAFKNKTSEDVSLLVVDSIVDVIFFIDIVLNFHTTFVGPGGEVVSDPKVIRMNYLKSWFIIDLLSCLPYDVFNAFDRDEDGIGSLFSALKVVRLLRLGRVVRKLDRYLEYGAAMLILLLCFYMLVAHWLACIWYSIGRSDADNGIQYSWLWKLANVTQSPYSYIWSNDTGPELVNGPSRKSMYVTALYFTMTCMTSVGFGNVAAETDNEKVFTICMMIIAALLYATIFGHVTTIIQQMTSATAKYHDMLNNVREFMKLHEVPKALSERVMDYVVSTWAMTKGLDTEKVLNYCPKDMKADICVHLNRKVFNEHPAFRLASDGCLRALAMHFMMSHSAPGDLLYHTGESIDSLCFIVTGSLEVIQDDEVVAILGKGDVFGDQFWKDSAVGQSAANVRALTYCDLHAIKRDKLLEVLDFYSAFANSFARNLVLTYNLRHRLIFRKVADVKREKELAERRKNEPQLPQNQDHLVRKIFSKFRRTPQVQAGSKELVGGSGQSDVEKGDGEVERTKKLPAKLTLTEDARILSTAAAPSPSPSPSPSSGPPSARSTRASKWGRLLGSSSVDSASDTSAKVAVSRSLSARESLRESTAQARQSSTSSSNGGQGNKHLQLSKVFPKAPKLQASQATLARQDTIDEGGEVDSSPPSRDSRVVIEGAAVSSATVGPSPPVATTSSAAAGAGVSGGPGSGGTVVAIVTKADRNLALERERQIEMASSRATTSDTYDTGLRETPPTLAQRDLIATVLDMKVDVRLELQRMQQRIGRIEDLLGELVKRLAPGAGSGGTAPDNSSGQTTPGDEICAGCGAGGGGTPTTQAPPTSAVTSPVDTVITISSPGASGSGSGAGSAVAGAGGAGLLNPGATVVSSAGGNGLGPLMLKKRRSKSRKAPAPPKQTLASTAGTATAAPAGVAGSGMTTSAPASADQQQQHQSAADQSPTTPGAELLHLRLLEEDFTAAQLPSTSSGGAVGGGGSGSGATPTTPPPTTAGGSGSGTPTSTTATTTPTGSGTATRGKLDFL, from the exons AAACCCCACTATGGCTGCTGCTACAGGTCGCACCCATACGCAACGAACGCGACCTGGTGGTGCTCTTCCTGCTGACCTTCCGGGACATCACGGCCCTCAAGCAGCCCATCGACAGCGAGGACACCAAGGGAG TTTTAGGTCTCTCGAAGTTCGCCAAATTGGCAAGATCGGTGACCCGGAGTCGCCAGTTCAGCGCCCATCTGCCCACGCTGAAGGATCCCACGAAGCAGTCCAATCTGGCGCAT ATGATGTCCTTAAGCGCGGATATTATGCCACAGTACCGACAGGAAGCACCCAAAACGCCGCCACACATACTCCTGCATTATTGTgcatttaaagcaatttggGACTGGGTGATATTgtgtttaacattttataCAGCCATCATG GTGCCATACAATGTagcgtttaaaaataaaacctcaGAGGATGTTTCCCTGCTCGTGGTCGATTCGATAGTCGATGTTATATTCTTTATAGATATTG TTTTAAACTTCCATACAACGTTCGTGGGTCCCGGAGGCGAGGTTGTTAGTGACCCAAAGGTGATCCGAATGAACTACCTAAAGTCGTGGTTCATCATCGACCTACTGAGCTGCCTGCCATACGACGTGTTCAACGCGTTCGATCGGGATGAGGACGGTATCGGTTCCCTGTTCAGTGCCCTCAAGGTGGTCCGACTTCTGCGTCTGGGGAGGGTGGTGCGAAAACTGGACCGCTACCTGGAGTACGGGGCCGCCATGTTGATCCTGCTGCTCTGCTTCTACATGCTGGTGGCCCATTGGCTAGCCTGCATATGGTACTCGATTGGTCGCAGCGATGCGGATAATGGG ATCCAGTACAGCTGGCTGTGGAAGCTGGCGAATGTCACCCAGTCGCCGTACTCGTATATATGGAGTAATGACACCGGGCCAGAATTGGTTAATGGGCCGTCACGGAAAAGCATGTACGTGACGGCCCTATATTTCACCATGACCTGCATGACCTCG GTGGGCTTTGGCAATGTCGCCGCGGAGACAGACAACGAGAAGGTGTTCACCATCTGCATGATGATCATTGCAG CTCTGCTGTATGCCACGATCTTTGGTCACGTTACCACCATCATCCAGCAGATGACGTCGGCTACGGCCAAGTATCACGACATGCTGAACAATGTGCGCGAGTTCATGAAGCTGCACGAGGTGCCGAAGGCTCTCAGCGAACGAGTGATGGACTATGTCGTCTCCACCTGGGCCATGACCAAGGGTCTGGATACCGAGAAG GTACTAAACTATTGTCCGAAAGATATGAAGGCTGACATATGTGTTCATCTAAATCGCAAAGTATTTAACGAGCATCCGGCATTTCGTCTGGCCTCGGATGGTTGTCTCCGGGCACTGGCGATGCACTTTATGATGTCGCACTCGGCGCCGGGGGATCTGCTCTATCACACCGGCGAGAGCATCGATAGCCTATGCTTCATCGTTACCGGCAGCCTAGAGGTGATACAGGACGACGAGGTTGTGGCAATATTGG GCAAGGGCGACGTCTTCGGCGATCAATTCTGGAAGGACTCGGCCGTTGGCCAGAGTGCGGCCAATGTGCGTGCTCTGACCTATTGTGATTTGCATGCCATCAAACGTGATAAATTGCTCGAAGTCCTCGATTTTTATTCGGCATTTGCGAATAGCTTTGCACGCAATCTGGTGCTCACCTACAATCTCAGACATCGACTGATTTTTCGCAAGGTGGCCGATGTGAAGCGCGAAAAAGAATTGGCCGAACGGCGTAAGAACGAGCCGCAATTGCCCCAGAATCAGGACCATCTCGTCCGGAAGATCTTCTCCAAATTCCGTCGCACTCCGCAGGTCCAAGCGGGCAGTAAGGAGCTCGTCGGCGGTTCCGGCCAAAGTGATGTCGAGAAGGGTGACGGCGAGGTGGAGCGAACTAAG AAGCTACCAGCCAAACTGACACTGACCGAGGACGCTCGCATCCTCAGCACCGCCGCGGCGCcctcgccatcgccatccccATCGCCCTCATCGGGTCCACCATCTGCGCGCAGTACACGGGCCAGCAAGTGGGGACGCCTCCTGGGCAGTTCAAGCGTCGATTCAGCTAGCGACACCAGCGCCAAGGTAGCCGTCTCGAGAAGTTTGAGCGCCCGCGAAAGCCTCCGAGAGAGCACCGCCCAAGCGCGGCAGAGTAGTACTTCGAGTAGCAATGGTGGACAAGGCAACAAA CATTTACAATTAAGCAAA GTTTTTCCCAAGGCGCCCAAGCTGCAAGCTAGCCAGGCCACCCTTGCCCGCCAGGACACCATCGACGAGGGTGGCGAGGTGGACTCCTCGCCGCCAAGTCGCGACAGTCGCGTGGTCATCGAGGGTGCAGCCGTCTCCTCGGCCACCGTGGGACCATCGCCGCCAGTGGCTACCACAtcctcggcggcggcgggagCTGGAGTATCTGGAGGACCAGGAAGTGGAGGCACTGTGGTGGCCATTGTCACCAAAGCGGATCGCAATCTGGCCTTGGAGCGGGAGCGCCAAATCGAAATGGCCAGCTCGAGAGCCACCACATCGGATACGTACGATACCGGGTTGCGCGAGACGCCGCCCACGCTGGCGCAGCGCGATCTCATCGCCACCGTGCTGGACATGAAGGTGGATGTGCGGCTGGAGCTGCAGCGCATGCAGCAGCGGATTGGCCGCATCGAGGATCTGCTCGGCGAGCTGGTCAAGCGGCTGGCACCCGGTGCCGGTAGCGGTGGCACCGCTCCGGATAACAGCAGTGGCCAGACCACGCCCGGCGACGAGATTTGCGCGGGCTGCGGCgcgggcggcggcggcacaCCCACAACACAGGCTCCCCCAACATCTGCGGTAACCAGCCCAGTGGACACTGTGATAACCATTTCATCGCCAGGAGCATCAGGATCGGGTTCGGGAGCGGGATCAGCAGTAGCTGGCGCTGGTGGCGCTGGTCTGCTAAATCCGGGCGCCACAGTTGTGTCGAGCGCGGGAGGCAACGGCCTGGGGCCACTGATGCTCAAGAAGCGACGCTCGAAGAGCAGGAAAGCACCGGCGCCTCCTAAGCAGACACTCGCCTCGACGGCCGGCACCGCGACCGCAGCTCCAGCGGGCGTTGCCGGGTCTGGTATGACGACATCGGCGCCAGCGTCAGcagatcagcagcagcaacatcaatcGGCGGCGGATCAATCGCCCACAACGCCTGGGGCAGAACTGCTGCATCTTCGCCTGCTCGAGGAGGACTTTACGGCGGCCCAACTACCATCGACATCGTCTGGCGGCGCCGTAGGTGGTGGAGGATCCGGGTctggtgccacgcccacaacacCGCCACCCACCACAGCGGGGGGCAGTGGAAGCGGCACGCCCACCAGCACCACAGccacgaccacgcccacagGCAGCGGTACAGCAACGCGCGGCAAGCTGGACTTCCTGTAG
- the LOC6725975 gene encoding potassium voltage-gated channel protein eag isoform X11, with protein MPGGRRGLVAPQNTFLENIIRRSNSQPDSSFLLANAQIVDFPIVYCNESFCKISGYNRAEVMQKSCRYVCGFMYGELTDKETVGRLEYTLENQQQDQFEILLYKKNKTPLWLLLQVAPIRNERDLVVLFLLTFRDITALKQPIDSEDTKGVLGLSKFAKLARSVTRSRQFSAHLPTLKDPTKQSNLAHMMSLSADIMPQYRQEAPKTPPHILLHYCAFKAIWDWVILCLTFYTAIMVPYNVAFKNKTSEDVSLLVVDSIVDVIFFIDIVLNFHTTFVGPGGEVVSDPKVIRMNYLKSWFIIDLLSCLPYDVFNAFDRDEDGIGSLFSALKVVRLLRLGRVVRKLDRYLEYGAAMLILLLCFYMLVAHWLACIWYSIGRSDADNGIQYSWLWKLANVTQSPYSYIWSNDTGPELVNGPSRKSMYVTALYFTMTCMTSVGFGNVAAETDNEKVFTICMMIIAALLYATIFGHVTTIIQQMTSATAKYHDMLNNVREFMKLHEVPKALSERVMDYVVSTWAMTKGLDTEKVLNYCPKDMKADICVHLNRKVFNEHPAFRLASDGCLRALAMHFMMSHSAPGDLLYHTGESIDSLCFIVTGSLEVIQDDEVVAILGKGDVFGDQFWKDSAVGQSAANVRALTYCDLHAIKRDKLLEVLDFYSAFANSFARNLVLTYNLRHRLIFRKVADVKREKELAERRKNEPQLPQNQDHLVRKIFSKFRRTPQVQAGSKELVGGSGQSDVEKGDGEVERTKKLPAKLTLTEDARILSTAAAPSPSPSPSPSSGPPSARSTRASKWGRLLGSSSVDSASDTSAKVAVSRSLSARESLRESTAQARQSSTSSSNGGQGNKVFPKAPKLQASQATLARQDTIDEGGEVDSSPPSRDSRVVIEGAAVSSATVGPSPPVATTSSAAAGAGVSGGPGSGGTVVAIVTKADRNLALERERQIEMASSRATTSDTYDTGLRETPPTLAQRDLIATVLDMKVDVRLELQRMQQRIGRIEDLLGELVKRLAPGAGSGGTAPDNSSGQTTPGDEICAGCGAGGGGTPTTQAPPTSAVTSPVDTVITISSPGASGSGSGAGSAVAGAGGAGLLNPGATVVSSAGGNGLGPLMLKKRRSKSRKAPAPPKQTLASTAGTATAAPAGVAGSGMTTSAPASADQQQQHQSAADQSPTTPGAELLHLRLLEEDFTAAQLPSTSSGGAVGGGGSGSGATPTTPPPTTAGGSGSGTPTSTTATTTPTGSGTATRGKLDFL; from the exons AAACCCCACTATGGCTGCTGCTACAGGTCGCACCCATACGCAACGAACGCGACCTGGTGGTGCTCTTCCTGCTGACCTTCCGGGACATCACGGCCCTCAAGCAGCCCATCGACAGCGAGGACACCAAGGGAG TTTTAGGTCTCTCGAAGTTCGCCAAATTGGCAAGATCGGTGACCCGGAGTCGCCAGTTCAGCGCCCATCTGCCCACGCTGAAGGATCCCACGAAGCAGTCCAATCTGGCGCAT ATGATGTCCTTAAGCGCGGATATTATGCCACAGTACCGACAGGAAGCACCCAAAACGCCGCCACACATACTCCTGCATTATTGTgcatttaaagcaatttggGACTGGGTGATATTgtgtttaacattttataCAGCCATCATG GTGCCATACAATGTagcgtttaaaaataaaacctcaGAGGATGTTTCCCTGCTCGTGGTCGATTCGATAGTCGATGTTATATTCTTTATAGATATTG TTTTAAACTTCCATACAACGTTCGTGGGTCCCGGAGGCGAGGTTGTTAGTGACCCAAAGGTGATCCGAATGAACTACCTAAAGTCGTGGTTCATCATCGACCTACTGAGCTGCCTGCCATACGACGTGTTCAACGCGTTCGATCGGGATGAGGACGGTATCGGTTCCCTGTTCAGTGCCCTCAAGGTGGTCCGACTTCTGCGTCTGGGGAGGGTGGTGCGAAAACTGGACCGCTACCTGGAGTACGGGGCCGCCATGTTGATCCTGCTGCTCTGCTTCTACATGCTGGTGGCCCATTGGCTAGCCTGCATATGGTACTCGATTGGTCGCAGCGATGCGGATAATGGG ATCCAGTACAGCTGGCTGTGGAAGCTGGCGAATGTCACCCAGTCGCCGTACTCGTATATATGGAGTAATGACACCGGGCCAGAATTGGTTAATGGGCCGTCACGGAAAAGCATGTACGTGACGGCCCTATATTTCACCATGACCTGCATGACCTCG GTGGGCTTTGGCAATGTCGCCGCGGAGACAGACAACGAGAAGGTGTTCACCATCTGCATGATGATCATTGCAG CTCTGCTGTATGCCACGATCTTTGGTCACGTTACCACCATCATCCAGCAGATGACGTCGGCTACGGCCAAGTATCACGACATGCTGAACAATGTGCGCGAGTTCATGAAGCTGCACGAGGTGCCGAAGGCTCTCAGCGAACGAGTGATGGACTATGTCGTCTCCACCTGGGCCATGACCAAGGGTCTGGATACCGAGAAG GTACTAAACTATTGTCCGAAAGATATGAAGGCTGACATATGTGTTCATCTAAATCGCAAAGTATTTAACGAGCATCCGGCATTTCGTCTGGCCTCGGATGGTTGTCTCCGGGCACTGGCGATGCACTTTATGATGTCGCACTCGGCGCCGGGGGATCTGCTCTATCACACCGGCGAGAGCATCGATAGCCTATGCTTCATCGTTACCGGCAGCCTAGAGGTGATACAGGACGACGAGGTTGTGGCAATATTGG GCAAGGGCGACGTCTTCGGCGATCAATTCTGGAAGGACTCGGCCGTTGGCCAGAGTGCGGCCAATGTGCGTGCTCTGACCTATTGTGATTTGCATGCCATCAAACGTGATAAATTGCTCGAAGTCCTCGATTTTTATTCGGCATTTGCGAATAGCTTTGCACGCAATCTGGTGCTCACCTACAATCTCAGACATCGACTGATTTTTCGCAAGGTGGCCGATGTGAAGCGCGAAAAAGAATTGGCCGAACGGCGTAAGAACGAGCCGCAATTGCCCCAGAATCAGGACCATCTCGTCCGGAAGATCTTCTCCAAATTCCGTCGCACTCCGCAGGTCCAAGCGGGCAGTAAGGAGCTCGTCGGCGGTTCCGGCCAAAGTGATGTCGAGAAGGGTGACGGCGAGGTGGAGCGAACTAAG AAGCTACCAGCCAAACTGACACTGACCGAGGACGCTCGCATCCTCAGCACCGCCGCGGCGCcctcgccatcgccatccccATCGCCCTCATCGGGTCCACCATCTGCGCGCAGTACACGGGCCAGCAAGTGGGGACGCCTCCTGGGCAGTTCAAGCGTCGATTCAGCTAGCGACACCAGCGCCAAGGTAGCCGTCTCGAGAAGTTTGAGCGCCCGCGAAAGCCTCCGAGAGAGCACCGCCCAAGCGCGGCAGAGTAGTACTTCGAGTAGCAATGGTGGACAAGGCAACAAA GTTTTTCCCAAGGCGCCCAAGCTGCAAGCTAGCCAGGCCACCCTTGCCCGCCAGGACACCATCGACGAGGGTGGCGAGGTGGACTCCTCGCCGCCAAGTCGCGACAGTCGCGTGGTCATCGAGGGTGCAGCCGTCTCCTCGGCCACCGTGGGACCATCGCCGCCAGTGGCTACCACAtcctcggcggcggcgggagCTGGAGTATCTGGAGGACCAGGAAGTGGAGGCACTGTGGTGGCCATTGTCACCAAAGCGGATCGCAATCTGGCCTTGGAGCGGGAGCGCCAAATCGAAATGGCCAGCTCGAGAGCCACCACATCGGATACGTACGATACCGGGTTGCGCGAGACGCCGCCCACGCTGGCGCAGCGCGATCTCATCGCCACCGTGCTGGACATGAAGGTGGATGTGCGGCTGGAGCTGCAGCGCATGCAGCAGCGGATTGGCCGCATCGAGGATCTGCTCGGCGAGCTGGTCAAGCGGCTGGCACCCGGTGCCGGTAGCGGTGGCACCGCTCCGGATAACAGCAGTGGCCAGACCACGCCCGGCGACGAGATTTGCGCGGGCTGCGGCgcgggcggcggcggcacaCCCACAACACAGGCTCCCCCAACATCTGCGGTAACCAGCCCAGTGGACACTGTGATAACCATTTCATCGCCAGGAGCATCAGGATCGGGTTCGGGAGCGGGATCAGCAGTAGCTGGCGCTGGTGGCGCTGGTCTGCTAAATCCGGGCGCCACAGTTGTGTCGAGCGCGGGAGGCAACGGCCTGGGGCCACTGATGCTCAAGAAGCGACGCTCGAAGAGCAGGAAAGCACCGGCGCCTCCTAAGCAGACACTCGCCTCGACGGCCGGCACCGCGACCGCAGCTCCAGCGGGCGTTGCCGGGTCTGGTATGACGACATCGGCGCCAGCGTCAGcagatcagcagcagcaacatcaatcGGCGGCGGATCAATCGCCCACAACGCCTGGGGCAGAACTGCTGCATCTTCGCCTGCTCGAGGAGGACTTTACGGCGGCCCAACTACCATCGACATCGTCTGGCGGCGCCGTAGGTGGTGGAGGATCCGGGTctggtgccacgcccacaacacCGCCACCCACCACAGCGGGGGGCAGTGGAAGCGGCACGCCCACCAGCACCACAGccacgaccacgcccacagGCAGCGGTACAGCAACGCGCGGCAAGCTGGACTTCCTGTAG